A stretch of DNA from Bradyrhizobium algeriense:
CGGCGCGTCGGAATCGTCGATCGACTGGTTCTGGCACACCATGCAGCGCAGCTCGCGCGACAGGTCGCGCGCGCGCGCTTCCTTTGCGGGATCGGCCATGATCTCGTCGGGCTGCACCGCGTAGGCGGCCGGGCATCCGGCCACGAGCGCGACAACAGCAATGCTGGCGAGAAGCTTCCTCAACGGCTCACTCCGCCGGCTGCAGCGCACGGGCAGCCTTGGCCTGCTTCTTGGCAGGCTTCGGCGCGCCGACGCGCAGCCGCCGGTCCGAGAGCGACAGCAGGCCGCCGAATGCCATCAAGACCGGGCCCCACCAAATCAGCAGCACCAGCGGCTTGTGATAGATGCGCACCGCGATGGCGCCCTCGGCATTGGTTTCGCCGAGCGAAACGTAAAGCTGGCTGGCGCCGCGGGTCAGCAGCGCGGCCTCGGTGGTCGACGACTCCCGCGTGGTGAAGTTGCGCTTCGACGGTGTCATCACGCGCAACTCCTCACCGTCGAGCGTGACCGTGAACTGGGCGATCATCTCGCGAAAATTCGGCCCCTGCCGCTGCGTTACGCCATCGAGCTTCAACTGATAGCCGGCGACGTTGGCGACTGCGTTCGGCTTCATCGAGCCGATATATTCGCTGTTCCAGGTAGTTTCGCAGACGATCCCGATCAAGGCGATGCCAACGCCGGCATGGGCGAACGCCGTGCCCCAGGTCGCCCGCGGCAATCCCCGCGCGCGGGCCACCGCAGTCGCCAAGGGAGCACGGAACAGCGCCGTCCGTTCGGCCAGATCACTGAGCGCGCCACCGATGACGAAGACCGCGAGCCCGATGGCGAGCGGTGCGAACGTGGCCCCGCCCTGGGTCCACGCAAACAACACCGCAATCGCAACCAGCGCCGCAATGCCGGCCGCCGTCAGCCGCTGCGCCGCGCCGAGCAGATCGCCGCGCTTCCATGCCAATAGCGGCGCGAACGGCATCGCGGCCATCAGCGGCACGAACAAGGGACCGAAAGTGAGATTGAAGAACGGCGCGCCGACCGAAATCTTGTCGCCGGTCACAACCTCCAGCGCCAGCGGATACAGCGTTCCGATGAAGACGGTGGCGCAGGCCGTGGTGAGAAACAGGTTATTGAGTACCAGCGCGCCCTCGCGCGAGATCGGCGCGAACAGCCCGCCCTGCTTCAGCGCCGACGCGCGCCAAGCGTACAGCAACAGGCTGCCGCCGATAAAGATGCAGAGGATCAGGAGAATGAACACGCCGCGGGTCGGATCGGTCGCGAACGCGTGCACCGAGGTCAGCACGCCCGAGCGCACCAGGAAGGTGCCGAGCAGTGACAGCGAAAACGTCAGGATCGACAGCAGGATGGTCCAGACCTTCAGCGCGTTGCGCTTTTCCATCACGACGGCGGAATGCAACAGCGCGGTGCCGGCGAGCCAGGGCATCAGCGAAGCATTCTCGACCGGGTCCCAGAACCACCAGCCGCCCCAGCCGAGTTCGTAATAGGCCCAGTACGACCCCATGGCGATGCCGAGCGTGAGGAAGATCCATGCCACCAGCGTCCACGGCCGCACCCAGCGCGCCCACGCGGCGTCGATCCGGCCTTCGATCAAGGCGGCAACCGCAAAGGAAAACGAGATCGAAAATCCGACATAGCCGAGATAGAGCATCGGCGGATGCACGGCGAGGCCGATGTCCTGCAGCACAGGATTGAGGTCGCGGCCCTCGATCGGCGGGCTTGCAATGCGCAAAAATGGATTCGAGGTG
This window harbors:
- a CDS encoding heme lyase CcmF/NrfE family subunit; translation: MIAEAGHYALVLALGLALIQSAVPLLGARWGDHALMNVARSTALAQLLFVAASFTALTMLHVVSDFSVVNVFENSHSMKPLLYKITGVWGNHEGSMLLWVLILALFGGLVAAFGNNLPLSLRAHVLAVQGWIAAAFYLFILVTSNPFLRIASPPIEGRDLNPVLQDIGLAVHPPMLYLGYVGFSISFSFAVAALIEGRIDAAWARWVRPWTLVAWIFLTLGIAMGSYWAYYELGWGGWWFWDPVENASLMPWLAGTALLHSAVVMEKRNALKVWTILLSILTFSLSLLGTFLVRSGVLTSVHAFATDPTRGVFILLILCIFIGGSLLLYAWRASALKQGGLFAPISREGALVLNNLFLTTACATVFIGTLYPLALEVVTGDKISVGAPFFNLTFGPLFVPLMAAMPFAPLLAWKRGDLLGAAQRLTAAGIAALVAIAVLFAWTQGGATFAPLAIGLAVFVIGGALSDLAERTALFRAPLATAVARARGLPRATWGTAFAHAGVGIALIGIVCETTWNSEYIGSMKPNAVANVAGYQLKLDGVTQRQGPNFREMIAQFTVTLDGEELRVMTPSKRNFTTRESSTTEAALLTRGASQLYVSLGETNAEGAIAVRIYHKPLVLLIWWGPVLMAFGGLLSLSDRRLRVGAPKPAKKQAKAARALQPAE